The following are encoded together in the Streptomyces tsukubensis genome:
- a CDS encoding TlyA family RNA methyltransferase, with amino-acid sequence MAGVARLRLDAELVRRKLARSREHASRLIAEKRVTVGGATAVKAATQVEKSAAIVVVEDAGAPDYVSRGGHKLAGALAAFTPLGLRVEGRRALDAGASTGGFTDVLLRAGVAEVVAVDVGYGQLAWSLRSDERVVVKDRTNVRELTLEAIDGIPADLIVGDLSFIPLGLVLPALVACAAPDADLVLMVKPQFEVGKDRLGSGGVVRGPELRAETVRAVAERAARLGLGALGVTASPLPGPSGNVEYFLWLRAGAPALDPADVDRAVAEGPR; translated from the coding sequence GTGGCAGGAGTGGCCCGCCTACGCCTGGACGCCGAGCTGGTGCGCCGGAAACTCGCCCGTTCGCGGGAGCACGCGAGCAGGCTGATCGCGGAGAAGCGGGTGACCGTCGGCGGCGCCACCGCCGTCAAGGCCGCCACCCAGGTGGAGAAGAGCGCCGCGATCGTCGTGGTCGAGGACGCGGGAGCCCCCGACTACGTATCGCGCGGAGGGCACAAACTCGCCGGTGCCCTCGCCGCCTTCACCCCGCTGGGGCTGCGCGTCGAGGGCCGCCGCGCGCTGGACGCGGGCGCGTCCACCGGTGGCTTCACCGACGTGCTGCTGCGCGCGGGCGTCGCGGAGGTCGTCGCCGTCGACGTCGGGTACGGGCAGCTCGCCTGGTCGCTCCGGAGCGACGAACGTGTCGTCGTCAAGGACAGGACCAACGTCCGTGAACTGACCCTGGAGGCGATCGACGGCATACCGGCCGACCTGATCGTCGGCGATCTCTCCTTCATCCCGCTCGGCCTGGTGCTGCCCGCCCTCGTCGCCTGCGCCGCCCCGGACGCGGATCTGGTGCTGATGGTGAAACCGCAGTTCGAGGTGGGCAAGGACCGGCTCGGCAGCGGGGGAGTGGTGCGCGGCCCCGAACTGCGCGCCGAAACGGTGCGCGCCGTCGCCGAGCGGGCCGCGCGGCTCGGACTCGGCGCGCTCGGCGTCACGGCGAGCCCCCTGCCGGGACCTTCGGGCAATGTCGAATACTTTCTGTGGCTGCGGGCCGGCGCGCCCGCGCTCGACCCGGCCGATGTCGACCGTGCAGTGGCGGAAGGACCGCGATGA
- a CDS encoding siderophore-interacting protein has protein sequence MTAAASPFRYFPVHVEKTERVTPSMIRVTFTGPGLAGMASAGRDQRVKLFLPRPGQDAPVVPDPAEPEWYAAWRALDPSVRGVMRTFTIRSLGGSPRRLVIDFAFHGDLGPASSWASNAEPGSEIGVLAPVREENGGYDFRPPPETDWYLLSGDESALPALTAIIESLPKEATVRAWIELSDPAGRLRLPTGPGAEINWLVHGEDDPAPAAIRSASLPEGTPYAWVAGESATVKEVRRHLVRERGMDRRAVYFAGYWRRGTSEDHLMATGEAA, from the coding sequence ATGACCGCAGCCGCGTCGCCGTTCCGCTACTTCCCCGTACACGTCGAGAAGACCGAACGCGTCACCCCCTCGATGATCCGGGTGACCTTCACAGGCCCCGGCCTCGCGGGAATGGCCTCGGCCGGGCGCGACCAGCGGGTCAAACTCTTCCTCCCGCGGCCCGGCCAGGACGCCCCCGTCGTGCCCGACCCCGCAGAACCCGAGTGGTACGCGGCCTGGCGTGCGCTCGACCCCTCGGTCCGCGGTGTCATGCGCACGTTCACGATCCGTTCTCTCGGCGGCTCCCCGCGCCGTCTGGTCATCGACTTCGCCTTCCACGGCGACCTCGGCCCCGCCTCCAGCTGGGCGTCGAACGCCGAGCCGGGCTCCGAGATCGGAGTGCTCGCCCCCGTGCGGGAGGAGAACGGCGGATACGACTTCCGGCCGCCGCCCGAGACCGACTGGTACCTGCTGAGCGGCGACGAGTCGGCGCTCCCCGCCCTCACGGCGATCATCGAGTCGCTGCCGAAGGAAGCGACCGTGCGCGCGTGGATCGAGCTGAGCGACCCGGCGGGGCGACTGCGGCTGCCCACAGGGCCGGGCGCGGAGATCAACTGGCTGGTCCACGGCGAGGACGATCCGGCACCCGCCGCGATCCGCTCGGCGTCCCTGCCCGAAGGCACCCCCTACGCCTGGGTCGCCGGTGAGTCGGCCACCGTCAAGGAGGTACGCAGGCACCTCGTCCGCGAACGCGGCATGGACCGGCGGGCGGTGTACTTCGCCGGCTACTGGCGCCGGGGAACCTCGGAGGACCACCTGATGGCGACGGGCGAGGCCGCCTGA
- the recN gene encoding DNA repair protein RecN: MVLSVLEEMRIRSLGVIDDAVVELSPGFTAVTGETGAGKTMVVTSLGLLLGGRADAALVRIGAKSAVVEGRVTVPDGSPAASRAQEAGAELDEGALLISRTVSAEGRSRAHLGGRSVPVGVLAELADDLVAVHGQTDQQGLLKPGRQRQALDRYAGDAVAAPLDKYRAAYRGLRAVATELDELTTRARERAQEADLLRFGLDEIAAVEPRAGEDTELAAEAERLGNAEALASAAALAHAAVAGNPEDPESVDATTLVGGAHRALEAVGSHDQALATLAGRIGEIGILLGDVAGELAGYADDLDADPLRLAAVEERRSALVHLTRKYGEDVSAVLAWAERSAARLTELDSDDDRIGELAAERDVLGAELAVFARELSAARTEAADRFARAVTAELASLAMPHARVTIDVRRTEVAEDVDGIDIDGSRTAYGPHGVDEVELLLAPHPGAPPRPIAKGASGGELSRVMLAVEVVFAGTDPVPTYLFDEVDAGVGGKAAVEIGRRLARLARTAQVVVVTHLPQVAAFADRQLLVEKTNDGSVTRSGVTVLEGEDRVRELSRMLAGQEDSEAARAHAEELLETARGEA, from the coding sequence ATGGTCTTGAGCGTGTTGGAGGAGATGCGGATACGGTCGCTCGGAGTCATCGACGACGCGGTCGTGGAGCTTTCGCCAGGCTTCACCGCCGTGACCGGTGAGACCGGCGCGGGCAAAACAATGGTGGTCACCAGTCTCGGGCTGCTGCTCGGAGGCCGCGCGGACGCGGCCCTCGTGCGGATCGGCGCGAAATCAGCGGTGGTCGAGGGCCGGGTGACCGTCCCCGACGGTTCGCCCGCGGCCTCGCGCGCCCAGGAAGCGGGGGCGGAACTCGACGAAGGCGCGCTGCTGATCAGCCGTACCGTCTCGGCGGAGGGCCGCTCCCGCGCCCACCTGGGGGGACGTTCCGTGCCCGTGGGCGTCCTCGCCGAGCTGGCCGACGACCTCGTGGCCGTGCACGGCCAGACCGACCAGCAGGGACTGCTGAAGCCCGGCAGACAGCGGCAGGCGCTCGACCGTTACGCGGGGGACGCGGTGGCGGCGCCGCTCGACAAGTACCGGGCGGCCTACCGGGGGCTGCGCGCCGTCGCCACCGAACTGGACGAGCTGACGACCCGCGCCCGCGAACGCGCCCAGGAAGCCGACCTGCTGCGGTTCGGCCTCGACGAGATCGCCGCGGTCGAGCCGCGCGCGGGCGAGGACACGGAACTCGCAGCCGAGGCCGAACGGCTGGGCAACGCCGAGGCCCTCGCCTCCGCCGCGGCCCTGGCCCACGCGGCCGTCGCGGGCAATCCGGAGGACCCCGAGAGTGTCGACGCCACCACGCTCGTCGGCGGCGCGCACCGGGCCCTGGAGGCCGTCGGCTCCCACGACCAGGCCCTGGCCACGCTGGCGGGACGCATCGGTGAGATCGGCATTCTGCTCGGCGACGTGGCGGGCGAACTCGCCGGATACGCCGACGACCTGGACGCCGACCCGCTGCGGCTGGCCGCGGTGGAGGAGAGGCGCTCCGCCCTCGTCCATCTCACCCGTAAGTACGGCGAGGACGTCAGCGCTGTCCTCGCCTGGGCCGAGCGGAGCGCGGCGCGCCTGACGGAGCTGGACAGCGACGACGACCGCATCGGGGAACTGGCGGCGGAGCGCGATGTGCTCGGCGCGGAACTCGCCGTCTTCGCCCGGGAACTGAGCGCCGCCCGCACCGAGGCGGCCGACCGTTTCGCCCGCGCCGTCACCGCCGAACTCGCCTCACTGGCGATGCCGCACGCCCGGGTGACCATCGATGTCCGCAGGACCGAGGTCGCTGAGGACGTGGACGGGATCGACATCGACGGGAGCCGCACCGCCTACGGGCCGCACGGCGTCGACGAGGTCGAACTGCTCCTCGCCCCCCACCCCGGCGCGCCCCCGAGGCCCATCGCCAAGGGCGCCTCGGGCGGTGAACTCTCCCGGGTGATGCTCGCCGTGGAGGTCGTCTTCGCGGGCACCGACCCCGTGCCGACCTATCTCTTCGACGAGGTGGACGCGGGGGTGGGCGGCAAGGCGGCGGTGGAGATCGGGCGCAGGCTGGCTCGCCTCGCGAGGACGGCCCAGGTCGTCGTCGTCACCCACCTGCCCCAGGTCGCGGCCTTCGCCGACCGTCAGCTCCTGGTCGAGAAGACCAACGACGGCTCGGTGACGCGCTCAGGCGTCACCGTCCTTGAGGGCGAGGACCGCGTGCGGGAGCTGAGCCGCATGCTGGCAGGCCAGGAGGACTCGGAAGCGGCCCGCGCCCACGCGGAGGAACTCCTGGAGACGGCCAGGGGCGAGGCGTAG
- a CDS encoding FecCD family ABC transporter permease: MLVDSPQEQRDAPAPAPPARHAMRALGLLLGAVLLLALAVASIAVGAKQLSLDQVWHGLFSSTGNYNDVVVDQRLWRTLLGLLAGAALGLSGAVLQALTRNPLADPGLLGINAGASAAVVTAMTFFGVTSLSGYVWFAFAGAAVVGAVVYLLGGTRSATPVRLALAGTAVSAALYGYVQSVMIMDNAALGKLRFWTVGSLVSADRSTFTQVLPFIAVGTVLALLLARPLNALAMGDDTARALGAHLNRTRTLSMVSATLLCGAATAACGPIAFVGLMVPHVIRSFTGPDMRWILPYATVLSPVLLVGSDIIGRLVARPGELQVGIVTAVIGGPVFIFLVRRRRMAQL, encoded by the coding sequence GTGTTGGTCGACAGTCCCCAGGAACAGCGCGACGCTCCGGCGCCCGCGCCCCCCGCACGTCATGCGATGCGGGCCCTCGGCCTGCTGCTCGGCGCTGTGCTGCTGCTGGCCCTCGCGGTCGCGAGCATCGCCGTCGGCGCGAAGCAGCTCTCGCTCGACCAGGTGTGGCACGGCCTCTTCTCCAGTACGGGGAACTACAACGACGTCGTCGTGGACCAGCGCCTGTGGCGCACCCTCCTCGGCCTGCTCGCCGGCGCGGCGCTCGGCCTCTCGGGCGCCGTCCTCCAGGCGCTCACCCGTAACCCGCTCGCCGACCCCGGCCTCCTCGGCATCAACGCGGGCGCCTCGGCCGCCGTGGTCACCGCCATGACCTTCTTCGGAGTCACCTCGCTCAGCGGCTACGTCTGGTTCGCGTTCGCGGGCGCGGCCGTCGTCGGCGCCGTCGTCTATCTGCTCGGCGGCACCCGCAGCGCCACCCCCGTACGTCTCGCGCTGGCGGGCACGGCGGTCAGCGCGGCCCTCTACGGCTACGTGCAGTCCGTCATGATCATGGACAACGCGGCGCTCGGGAAACTCCGGTTCTGGACCGTCGGATCCCTGGTCTCTGCCGACCGCTCGACCTTCACCCAGGTGCTGCCCTTCATCGCGGTGGGTACGGTGCTCGCCCTCCTGCTCGCGCGGCCCCTCAACGCCCTGGCCATGGGCGACGACACGGCGCGCGCGCTGGGCGCCCACCTCAACCGCACCCGCACCCTCTCGATGGTCTCCGCGACCCTGCTCTGCGGGGCAGCCACCGCCGCCTGCGGACCCATCGCCTTCGTCGGGCTGATGGTGCCGCACGTCATCCGCTCGTTCACCGGCCCCGACATGCGGTGGATCCTCCCTTACGCGACCGTCCTCTCGCCCGTCCTGCTGGTCGGCTCCGACATCATCGGCCGGCTCGTCGCGCGGCCCGGTGAACTCCAGGTCGGGATCGTGACCGCGGTCATCGGCGGCCCCGTCTTCATCTTTCTCGTACGACGCCGGAGGATGGCCCAGCTGTGA
- a CDS encoding NAD kinase → MSQLMPPEAIPAGTERTVFLLAHTGRPAAVRSAELVVRGLLRCGLGVRVLELEAADLPLPSEVELVQEATPSALVDCELLIVLGGDGTLLRGAELSRASGVPMLGVNLGRVGFLAEAERDDLDKVVDRVVTRSYEVEERMTLDVVVHSDGEIVHSDWALNEAAVQKVSPERMLEVVLEIDGRPVTGFGCDGIVCATPTGSTAYAFSAGGPVVWPEVEALLMVPISAHALFAKPLVTSPDSVLAVEVQQGTPHGVLWCDGRRTVPLPSGARVEVRRGAVPVRLARLHHASFTDRLVAKFALPVAGWRGAPH, encoded by the coding sequence ATGAGTCAGCTGATGCCCCCCGAGGCCATCCCCGCAGGGACCGAACGGACCGTTTTCCTGCTCGCCCATACCGGCAGGCCGGCCGCTGTCCGCAGCGCGGAACTGGTCGTGCGAGGGCTGCTGCGGTGCGGCCTCGGCGTACGGGTCCTGGAACTGGAGGCCGCTGACCTGCCGCTCCCCTCCGAGGTGGAGCTGGTCCAGGAGGCCACTCCTTCGGCCCTTGTCGACTGCGAACTGCTGATCGTCCTGGGCGGTGACGGCACCCTGCTGCGCGGCGCGGAACTCTCGCGCGCCTCCGGCGTACCGATGCTCGGCGTCAACCTAGGACGCGTCGGCTTCCTCGCGGAAGCGGAACGCGACGACCTCGACAAGGTCGTCGACCGGGTCGTCACCCGCTCCTACGAGGTCGAGGAACGCATGACGCTCGACGTCGTCGTGCACAGCGACGGCGAGATCGTCCACAGCGACTGGGCGCTCAACGAAGCCGCGGTCCAGAAGGTGTCCCCCGAGAGGATGCTGGAGGTCGTGCTGGAGATCGACGGCCGCCCCGTGACCGGGTTCGGCTGCGACGGCATCGTCTGCGCCACCCCCACGGGCTCCACCGCCTACGCCTTCTCGGCCGGAGGACCTGTCGTCTGGCCCGAGGTCGAGGCGCTGCTCATGGTGCCGATCAGCGCCCACGCCCTGTTCGCCAAGCCCTTGGTGACCTCGCCCGACTCGGTGCTCGCCGTCGAGGTCCAGCAGGGCACCCCGCACGGAGTGCTCTGGTGCGACGGCAGACGCACGGTGCCGCTGCCCTCGGGGGCGCGGGTGGAGGTGCGCAGGGGTGCGGTGCCCGTACGGCTCGCTCGGCTGCACCACGCCTCGTTCACGGACCGGCTCGTCGCGAAGTTCGCGCTGCCGGTGGCGGGCTGGCGCGGGGCTCCGCACTGA
- a CDS encoding SCP2 sterol-binding domain-containing protein, whose amino-acid sequence MATTEECAAALDRLSARLTSTKGDVRAALGFDRSLSCRITDLDVTFVGRLTAGRIDVLDTVAGRPEGRAQIRLSMTGDDLVALVDGDLNFARAWATGRVGLEAGFRDLLRLRSLL is encoded by the coding sequence ATGGCGACAACGGAGGAGTGCGCCGCGGCACTCGACAGGCTCTCGGCCCGCCTCACGTCCACCAAGGGTGACGTGCGGGCGGCTCTCGGGTTCGACCGCTCCCTGAGCTGCCGTATCACCGATCTTGACGTGACCTTCGTGGGCAGGCTCACGGCCGGCAGGATCGACGTGCTCGACACGGTCGCGGGCCGGCCGGAGGGAAGGGCTCAGATCCGGCTCTCCATGACGGGGGACGACCTGGTGGCACTGGTCGACGGCGACCTGAACTTCGCCCGTGCCTGGGCCACGGGCAGGGTCGGACTCGAAGCCGGTTTCCGTGATCTGCTGAGGCTCAGATCGCTGTTGTGA
- a CDS encoding PucR family transcriptional regulator, whose product MDTQGGITVRRALELPALRGGLPEVVARADRLGQTVRWVHAGEVPHIASLLKGGELLLITGLGLGGRAAEQRAFVRGLAERGIAALVVELGSRFDRLPAPLVESATQAGLVLVQLHREVPFVAVTEEIHTEIVNGHYARLQQAEEVHSRCTRAVLGGGGAPQVLGVLGDFTGNPVFLETAEGRLLYAASAPSADTEGADPLQVWEGLRGGRTANGDTPPAGSVLVDVPGTGHGTGGSVRARLVLLPVVAPLLPVHRMAAERAAGILAVVLMQARQDEELAARGRGDFLTDLSQGRVAAQDAPAQAAVLGFKPGDARLLPVVMRLADIADGLSSGGGWAVLVRAVSEELAGVGVPVLLGVRPVEGRVPLLLALRSPAERSATADRVAAALRAGVERSGLLGAGAGPPVVVVGGAGGWAAAAAGLGHAAETATAAQGLADRPWYDARRLDTDLLLWRLRDHPDLSAFVDRALGPLLLHDRLSKPPLLPTLAAYLTHAGRKAEAARELHLNRQTLYNRLARIADLLGTDLDDPQTVLALSLALRARRHV is encoded by the coding sequence GTGGACACTCAGGGCGGAATCACCGTACGCAGGGCGCTTGAGCTGCCGGCGCTGCGCGGCGGGCTTCCCGAAGTCGTGGCCCGCGCCGATCGGCTCGGGCAGACCGTCCGCTGGGTGCACGCGGGCGAGGTTCCCCATATCGCCTCCCTCCTCAAGGGCGGTGAGCTGCTGCTCATCACCGGGCTCGGCCTCGGCGGCAGGGCCGCGGAGCAGCGGGCCTTCGTCCGCGGGCTCGCCGAGCGCGGGATCGCCGCACTCGTCGTGGAGCTCGGCTCACGTTTCGACCGGCTGCCCGCTCCCTTGGTGGAGAGCGCCACGCAGGCGGGGCTGGTGCTGGTACAGCTTCACCGCGAGGTCCCCTTCGTCGCCGTCACGGAGGAGATCCACACCGAGATCGTCAACGGCCACTACGCCCGCCTCCAGCAGGCCGAGGAAGTGCACAGCCGGTGCACCCGCGCGGTACTGGGCGGGGGCGGGGCACCGCAAGTACTCGGCGTGCTGGGCGATTTCACCGGAAACCCGGTCTTCCTCGAAACCGCGGAAGGCCGCCTTCTGTACGCCGCGTCGGCCCCGTCGGCCGATACGGAGGGCGCGGACCCCCTCCAGGTGTGGGAGGGACTGCGCGGCGGGCGCACGGCGAACGGTGACACACCGCCCGCGGGTTCCGTCCTCGTGGACGTGCCGGGCACGGGTCACGGCACGGGCGGCTCGGTGCGGGCGAGGCTCGTCCTGCTCCCCGTCGTCGCGCCGCTGCTTCCCGTGCACCGCATGGCCGCGGAACGGGCCGCGGGAATCCTCGCCGTGGTCCTCATGCAGGCCAGGCAGGACGAGGAGCTGGCCGCACGCGGCAGGGGCGACTTCCTGACCGACCTGTCCCAGGGGCGCGTCGCCGCGCAGGACGCCCCCGCGCAGGCCGCGGTACTGGGCTTCAAACCGGGTGACGCGCGGCTGCTCCCCGTCGTCATGCGGCTCGCCGACATCGCCGACGGCCTCTCCTCCGGCGGCGGCTGGGCCGTGCTGGTGCGGGCCGTGAGCGAGGAGCTGGCCGGCGTGGGGGTGCCTGTGCTGCTCGGCGTACGGCCCGTGGAGGGGCGGGTGCCGCTGCTGCTCGCGCTGCGGTCCCCCGCGGAGCGCTCCGCGACCGCGGACCGGGTGGCCGCGGCGCTGCGCGCGGGCGTGGAGCGCTCCGGGCTCCTGGGCGCGGGGGCCGGACCCCCCGTTGTGGTCGTCGGCGGGGCGGGCGGCTGGGCCGCGGCGGCCGCGGGGCTCGGACATGCCGCGGAGACGGCCACGGCGGCGCAGGGGCTTGCGGACAGGCCCTGGTACGACGCTCGACGGCTCGACACCGACCTGTTGCTGTGGCGGCTGCGGGACCACCCCGACCTGTCGGCTTTCGTGGATCGCGCCCTCGGCCCGCTGCTCCTCCACGACCGGCTCTCGAAACCGCCGTTGCTACCGACCCTCGCCGCGTATCTCACCCACGCGGGCCGCAAGGCGGAGGCCGCCCGTGAGCTGCACCTCAACCGTCAGACCCTCTACAACAGGCTGGCGCGGATCGCCGACCTGCTGGGCACCGACCTGGACGATCCGCAGACCGTGCTGGCCCTGAGCCTCGCCCTGCGGGCCCGCCGGCACGTCTGA
- a CDS encoding FecCD family ABC transporter permease, protein MTAIRTKGGLSVRLRPRALIVGAVLAAVALVAAVVLIGTGDFTISAADVIRTLFGSGNPSQEFIVGDLRLPRALVGLLVGGALGMSGALFQSVSRNPLGSPDVLGLGQGATAGALIMIVLFKGNATEVALGALVGGLVTGAAIYLLAWRRGVHGYRLVLVGIGIAAIVTAVNGYLLTKADLVEAARAVVWMTGSLNGRDWTQVWPLLALCAVLMPLALVYARPLRMLEMGDDMGHALGIHAQRVRLIQLTVAVLLTAAATAAAGPVPFVALTAPQLARRLTRAAGPSPVTAALMGAALLVVADWASQRLFGADQLPVGALTGVLGGVYLLWLLVSERKAGRI, encoded by the coding sequence GTGACAGCCATACGTACCAAGGGCGGTCTCTCCGTCAGGCTGCGGCCACGGGCCCTGATCGTCGGCGCGGTCCTCGCCGCCGTGGCCCTTGTCGCAGCCGTCGTACTGATCGGCACGGGGGACTTCACGATCTCCGCCGCCGACGTGATCCGCACCCTCTTCGGCAGCGGCAACCCCTCGCAGGAATTCATCGTGGGCGACCTGAGGCTGCCCCGCGCACTGGTCGGCCTGCTGGTGGGCGGCGCGCTCGGCATGAGTGGCGCGCTCTTCCAGTCGGTCTCCCGCAACCCGCTCGGCAGCCCTGACGTCCTCGGCCTCGGCCAGGGCGCCACGGCCGGCGCCCTCATCATGATCGTGCTGTTCAAGGGCAACGCCACAGAGGTCGCCCTTGGTGCGCTCGTCGGCGGTCTCGTCACCGGCGCGGCCATCTATCTGCTGGCCTGGCGGCGCGGTGTGCACGGCTACCGGCTCGTCCTCGTCGGCATCGGGATCGCCGCGATCGTCACCGCCGTCAACGGCTATCTGCTCACCAAGGCCGACCTCGTCGAGGCGGCCCGCGCCGTCGTCTGGATGACCGGCTCCCTCAACGGCAGGGACTGGACGCAGGTCTGGCCCCTGCTCGCCCTGTGCGCCGTCCTCATGCCCCTTGCCCTGGTCTACGCGCGCCCCCTGCGCATGCTGGAGATGGGCGACGACATGGGGCACGCCCTCGGCATCCACGCCCAGCGGGTGCGGCTGATCCAGCTGACGGTGGCCGTTCTGCTGACCGCGGCGGCCACCGCGGCGGCGGGCCCCGTCCCCTTCGTGGCCCTCACCGCCCCGCAGCTGGCCAGACGGCTCACCCGGGCCGCCGGGCCGAGCCCGGTGACCGCGGCGCTGATGGGCGCGGCGTTGCTGGTCGTGGCCGACTGGGCCTCGCAGCGGCTGTTCGGCGCGGACCAGCTTCCCGTCGGGGCGCTCACCGGGGTGCTCGGCGGCGTCTACCTGCTGTGGCTGCTGGTCAGCGAGCGCAAGGCGGGACGGATATGA
- a CDS encoding glycosyltransferase family 4 protein → MSSQSPQGQQRLRTVQVLGGGSAGSSAHVRSLTAGLAARGVLVTVCAPRELGRVHDFEASGAGHVPVPRRGDPASLAALRGACADADLVHAHGLHAAMRAALALGGRPTPLVVTWHTRAHADGARAHLLRLLERRVSRAANVLLAPSTDLVDRARERGARDARLAPVALPGPRRPPDAGDEPDGVRHKVRAELGTAGRPLVVAVGSLERHRGYGTLLDAARAWRGLEPVPLLVIAGEGTERPALQRRIDAEGLPVQLIGNRDDIAELLAAADVAVLPSRWEARSVLAQEALSGGVPLVASEVGGIPELVGDAAELVPYGDTQALAGAVADLLADPERRERLRLKGLEQAARWPTEDETVAQVLSVYDELTQPLTAF, encoded by the coding sequence GTGAGCAGCCAGTCCCCGCAGGGCCAGCAGAGGCTGCGTACGGTGCAAGTGCTCGGCGGCGGCAGTGCGGGCAGCAGCGCCCACGTCCGGTCGCTGACCGCGGGGCTCGCCGCGAGAGGTGTCCTCGTGACGGTCTGCGCCCCCAGGGAACTTGGCCGCGTCCACGACTTCGAGGCGTCGGGGGCCGGCCACGTCCCCGTGCCCCGGCGCGGCGACCCCGCCTCGCTCGCGGCGCTGCGCGGGGCCTGCGCCGACGCGGACCTGGTGCACGCCCACGGGCTCCACGCGGCCATGCGCGCCGCCCTCGCGCTGGGCGGACGACCCACTCCGCTCGTCGTCACCTGGCACACCAGGGCCCACGCGGACGGCGCCCGCGCCCACCTGCTGCGGCTGCTTGAGCGCAGGGTGTCGAGGGCCGCCAACGTCCTGCTCGCCCCCTCGACCGACCTCGTGGACCGGGCCCGCGAGCGGGGCGCGCGTGACGCCCGTCTGGCGCCCGTCGCGCTGCCGGGGCCGCGTCGCCCGCCGGACGCGGGGGACGAACCGGACGGTGTACGGCACAAGGTCCGTGCGGAACTCGGCACCGCGGGACGCCCTTTGGTGGTGGCCGTGGGTTCGCTGGAGCGGCACAGGGGGTACGGCACACTGCTCGACGCGGCACGGGCCTGGCGCGGCCTCGAACCCGTACCGCTGCTCGTCATCGCGGGGGAGGGGACGGAACGGCCCGCTCTGCAGCGCAGGATCGACGCCGAGGGACTGCCGGTACAGCTGATCGGCAACCGCGACGACATCGCGGAACTGCTGGCCGCCGCCGATGTGGCGGTACTGCCGAGCAGGTGGGAGGCGCGTTCCGTGCTGGCCCAGGAGGCGCTGAGCGGCGGGGTGCCGCTGGTCGCGAGCGAGGTCGGCGGCATCCCCGAACTCGTCGGGGACGCGGCGGAACTCGTGCCCTACGGAGACACGCAGGCACTCGCGGGAGCGGTGGCGGATCTGCTGGCCGACCCCGAGCGCCGCGAACGGCTCCGGCTCAAGGGGCTGGAGCAGGCGGCCCGCTGGCCGACCGAGGACGAGACGGTCGCGCAAGTACTCAGTGTCTATGACGAGTTGACGCAGCCCCTCACGGCGTTCTGA
- a CDS encoding ATP-binding cassette domain-containing protein: MLKPSQGRCSLTGTIHAMPAKKVARTLGLLPQSSIAPDGITVGDLVAQAATRTRACSASGRPRTSGSWPSRWRRPVSPNSATDTRRTLRRTAPAGLDRMALAQQTPLLLLDEPTTFPRHPAPDRRTRPLRRPPRGVGTHPGGRTARPQSRGPLRHPPHRHARRRRRRRGRAQRHRHRRTGGAGLRTALSGHRRPGDGHTADRARGPQREGEQGRVATAAAGRGGGGGAEPGREGGLLRDTGTVARSAGTAARPTGRDGDADHARRGDPGSVTTAI, translated from the coding sequence ATGCTCAAGCCCAGCCAGGGCCGGTGCTCCTTGACGGGGACCATTCACGCGATGCCGGCGAAGAAGGTCGCGAGGACCCTTGGGCTGCTCCCGCAGTCCTCCATCGCGCCCGACGGCATCACCGTCGGGGATCTCGTGGCCCAGGCCGCTACCCGCACCAGGGCCTGCTCCGCCAGTGGTCGCCCGAGGACGAGCGGATCGTGGCCGAGTCGATGGCGTCGACCGGTGTCGCCGAACTCGGCGACCGATACTCGACGAACTCTCCGGCGGACAGCGCCAGCGGGTCTGGATCGCATGGCCCTCGCCCAGCAGACGCCGCTGCTCCTCCTCGACGAGCCGACGACGTTTCCTCGACATCCAGCACCAGATCGACGTACTCGACCTCTGCGCCGACCTCCACGAGGAGTGGGGACGCACCCTGGTGGCCGTACTGCACGACCTCAATCACGCGGCCCGCTACGCCACCCACCTCATCGCCATGCGCGACGGCGCCGTCGTCGCCGAGGGCGCGCCCAGCGACATCGTCACCGCCGAACTGGTGGAGCGGGTCTTCGGACTGCGCTGTCAGGTCATCGACGACCCGGAGACGGGCACACCGCTGATCGTGCCCGCGGCCCGCAAAGGGAGGGTGAGCAGGGACGCGTCGCCACGGCAGCGGCAGGACGAGGCGGCGGGGGCGGAGCGGAGCCGGGTCGGGAAGGGGGCCTCCTGAGGGACACCGGGACGGTCGCCCGCTCAGCAGGGACCGCCGCGCGGCCCACGGGCCGGGACGGCGACGCGGACCACGCCCGCCGCGGCGATCCCGGGTCCGTCACAACAGCGATCTGA